The segment AGTAGGCTGGATGAATGATGGATTGAAAGACAATAATATCTTTCCTGTACTTGTACAATATGCAGGCTTTCTGGCACCGACAAAAGTAGGAACAGGTACTGAATTTTTGGCTGAAACCTTCAGGACAAACCTTACTTCTCCAGCATCAAACATACCGATATGGACCGTTCCATTGTATTGTCGGACAAGGTCCTCCACAATGGGAATCGCTTCGCTGTAAATTTCCTGCTGGTACATGACATGATTGCTCCACTCAAGCAACTTCCAGCCGAGCCGATACTTTTTTCTGCTGTCCTGTATTAGAATTCCTTCATGGCATAGTGTACTGACAATATGATGCACCGTACTTACATTCATCCCCAATTTCTCTGCAATCTCCTGGTTACCCAAAACCGGCTCATTCCCTGTAAAACAGTCCAATATCTTTGCAACTTTCAGCACAGAGGATATCATGTCTTCGCCCCTTTTTCATCAAAGTTCCACAATAAGTGTCAGAATATATGTAATATTCTAATATTTATACAAAGAACGCCAATTTCCTCTAATTATATGAGATTTATTTCTGTTTTTTCTGTATTCTTAAGAGCTTGTTCAGCCATGTCGAATTTATTTTTCCGTTTATATTGATTGTAAAAAATCGCTCTTTTTCTGATTGGATCTCCCGTATAGTAGCGCTCATATTGTAGCAGTCGTTGTCCGAATGCTTCTCCGCAAAGGTCCCACGCCAACTTAAATATTCGAACACGTTCTTCTGCTGAAACCCCTTCCCTTCCACCAAAATACTTGTCCAGATCAGGACGCAATTCCGAATTTTCGAAGTCGGCACCAGTAGGGGACATTAACAGGCCACCAGCCCCAATAATTTGCATCACTTCAATTGCCCGAGGATACATTTTCGGTAAGAGACCTCTGATTGTTTCAAGAGGTGCCGGCGCCGGACGATATTCTCCATCCTTTGTCACTTCATACTCATATTCAGACACACGTAATAATGCTCGTATTGTTTCCACTGCCTGAACCAGCTCGCCAAGATCATTTTGCACATTCAAAAATCCGTCTACTCCGATGGAATCAGCCACTTTACACGCGACCTCCGTTGCAAAGGCCAGCTTCACATACCCTCTGACACCAGATTGATGGGCTGGTTGCTGAGCAATTCCTGTCATTGGATATAAGGAATTGGCCGCTTCCACATTGTTATACATGAACACCCTGTCCCACGGCACCAATACATCATCAAACGCAAGGATGGCATCCATTTCTTCGTACCTCGAGGCCAATGGATGATCAAATACGGACCGCTTTCCATCTTGCATAGGTTCCCTGCAGATAATCCGTAAACCAGGTGTATCGATAGGAATCGCGAAGGCCAATGCATAACGCTCATCTCCAGCTTGAAAGCCCGGGAAGGAGTAGATGATTACTTCGTCTGTAATAGGAGCCAATGTTGCCAACATTTTAGCACCTCTGACAACTAACCCACCCTTTGATTCTTTTACAGTCCCTAAGTGGGTAAACAAATCCTTTTGTTC is part of the Sutcliffiella sp. FSL R7-0096 genome and harbors:
- a CDS encoding IclR family transcriptional regulator is translated as MISSVLKVAKILDCFTGNEPVLGNQEIAEKLGMNVSTVHHIVSTLCHEGILIQDSRKKYRLGWKLLEWSNHVMYQQEIYSEAIPIVEDLVRQYNGTVHIGMFDAGEVRFVLKVSAKNSVPVPTFVGARKPAYCTSTGKILLSFNPSFIQPTISKGLLQRAPNTITCVKKLKKELEEIREQGYAISNNENELGLYGIAAPIHSYTGQTVAALNMVGPISYMQGQQKQAIIQSVLRTSRQISKELGYISAI
- a CDS encoding 4-hydroxyphenylacetate 3-hydroxylase N-terminal domain-containing protein; translation: MGIRTGEQYINALKSRKPEVWLGGRKVEDLYNEDVFKQPIHEIAKLYDLQFDPEYQDKITHVCEETGERVNNAFLVPRSQEDLMARSRLFEAYARATFGLMGRTPDFLNVVVTSMASNSWFLDKYNPDWSVNIRNYYRHIRDNDLFLTHAIINPQNDRSKASYEQKDLFTHLGTVKESKGGLVVRGAKMLATLAPITDEVIIYSFPGFQAGDERYALAFAIPIDTPGLRIICREPMQDGKRSVFDHPLASRYEEMDAILAFDDVLVPWDRVFMYNNVEAANSLYPMTGIAQQPAHQSGVRGYVKLAFATEVACKVADSIGVDGFLNVQNDLGELVQAVETIRALLRVSEYEYEVTKDGEYRPAPAPLETIRGLLPKMYPRAIEVMQIIGAGGLLMSPTGADFENSELRPDLDKYFGGREGVSAEERVRIFKLAWDLCGEAFGQRLLQYERYYTGDPIRKRAIFYNQYKRKNKFDMAEQALKNTEKTEINLI